A single region of the bacterium genome encodes:
- a CDS encoding PAS domain-containing protein, whose amino-acid sequence MGADAAHAGEELRLLLEAFERFSGAGEAVSRSYEELTAKIDELNLQLEEKNRELADNLAEKERLSTWLASVLESLGTGVLVVDREGVVEMANRAAALLLSPGGEALANRPLVEAVGGPAHIADLMDDLLAARRRTREREFETNAGGARRVLRASCHPMIGGGAAGSRVVLISDITSEADIRHENERTGRLAAMGEMAVQIVHQVRNPMGSIELVASLLSRDLAGDPDKRQMVERIRSGIRSMNHFIDNLLAFARDTQPSAEPVRLPVLLAECLGYFTHLTEAQGVAVAHDYPDELAPIDADPNLLKQVFMNLILNAVQAMPEGGALSLSIEQGRRADFATGGEADYTRVSVRDTGCGIEPETRAKIFHPFFSTKERGTGLGLALAHNIVKAHGGSIDIESEPGRGSCFTVNLPRRRAGATEAA is encoded by the coding sequence ATGGGCGCCGACGCCGCGCACGCGGGCGAGGAACTTCGTCTTCTGCTCGAGGCTTTCGAACGCTTTTCCGGAGCGGGCGAGGCCGTTTCGCGATCCTACGAGGAACTGACCGCGAAAATCGACGAGTTGAATCTGCAACTCGAGGAGAAAAACCGCGAGCTTGCCGACAACCTCGCCGAGAAGGAGCGCTTGTCGACGTGGCTTGCGAGCGTGCTCGAAAGCCTCGGCACGGGCGTTCTCGTGGTCGATCGCGAGGGCGTCGTCGAGATGGCCAACCGCGCCGCCGCGCTGCTCCTTTCGCCCGGCGGCGAGGCGCTCGCGAATCGCCCGCTGGTCGAGGCGGTCGGCGGCCCGGCGCACATCGCCGATTTGATGGACGATCTTCTCGCCGCGCGGCGCCGCACCCGCGAGCGTGAGTTCGAAACCAACGCCGGCGGCGCGCGCCGCGTGCTGCGCGCGAGCTGCCATCCGATGATCGGCGGCGGCGCGGCCGGCAGCCGCGTGGTGCTCATCTCCGACATCACCTCCGAGGCGGACATCCGCCACGAGAACGAGCGCACCGGGCGTCTCGCCGCCATGGGCGAGATGGCCGTGCAGATCGTCCACCAGGTGCGCAACCCCATGGGTTCCATCGAGCTTGTCGCGAGCCTGCTTTCCCGTGATCTCGCGGGCGATCCGGACAAGCGCCAGATGGTCGAGCGCATCCGGTCGGGCATCCGCAGCATGAACCACTTCATCGACAACCTGCTGGCCTTCGCGCGCGACACGCAGCCGAGCGCCGAGCCGGTGCGCCTGCCGGTGCTGCTCGCGGAATGCCTCGGCTATTTCACGCATCTCACCGAGGCGCAGGGCGTCGCCGTGGCGCACGACTATCCCGACGAGCTTGCGCCGATCGACGCCGATCCGAACCTGCTGAAGCAGGTGTTCATGAACCTGATCCTGAACGCCGTGCAGGCCATGCCGGAAGGCGGCGCGCTTTCACTTTCGATCGAGCAAGGGCGGCGCGCGGATTTCGCCACCGGCGGCGAGGCCGACTATACGCGCGTGAGCGTCCGCGACACCGGCTGCGGCATCGAGCCGGAAACGCGCGCGAAGATCTTTCATCCGTTCTTCTCGACGAAGGAGCGCGGCACGGGCCTTGGCCTCGCGCTCGCGCACAACATCGTCAAAGCCCACGGCGGCTCCATCGACATCGAATCCGAGCCGGGCCGCGGGTCGTGCTTCACCGTCAACCTTCCACGCCGGCGCGCCGGCGCCACGGAGGCCGCATGA
- the flgC gene encoding flagellar basal body rod protein FlgC — MGFYNIMAIGASGLSAQRLRMEVASSNLSNANTTSKTGKTYRRLVPIFKAVGNGNDFASAIDEQRKLYEVMVDKVVEDKRDPIEVYEPDHPDANAEGYVRYPNINPSEEMVGLMSAARGYEANLTAINAAKEMAKKALELAR, encoded by the coding sequence ATGGGCTTTTACAACATCATGGCGATCGGGGCCTCGGGGCTTTCGGCGCAGCGTCTCCGGATGGAGGTCGCAAGCTCGAATCTCTCGAACGCCAACACGACGAGCAAGACGGGAAAGACGTACCGTCGCCTGGTGCCGATCTTCAAGGCGGTCGGCAATGGCAATGATTTTGCATCCGCTATCGACGAACAACGAAAGCTCTACGAGGTCATGGTGGACAAGGTGGTCGAGGACAAGCGCGATCCCATCGAGGTTTACGAGCCGGATCACCCGGACGCGAACGCCGAGGGCTACGTGCGTTATCCGAACATCAACCCGTCCGAGGAGATGGTGGGGCTCATGTCCGCGGCGCGCGGATACGAGGCAAATCTCACCGCGATCAACGCGGCCAAGGAGATGGCCAAAAAAGCGCTCGAGCTGGCGAGGTAA
- a CDS encoding tetratricopeptide repeat protein translates to DADIAVAPFDSSLLDAAIGLDLVFPLDANAGEADCCGMELGAALALYEDGETLRLHDALIDLFIRRPNARDLELPRLLEAEAFYLNARARRAASGEDDAFERLRRESGAPNNDDLVVRFAKPIYSDLLSLYPASTRRPQQLFRMASILYAQEYEPEALAHYELLIDADPKGPLARKAHIARGRIFLRLSDTANAADEFARVYEDAAAADAERFAAALGIAVAQSRIGMHESAARLFDEALGVAGDRSRFGEDSLYAYGEAIRALGRRAAAREIFAELIARFPETDYRLVSWFRIAQMHQDDGDAGDALAIFHALVRRAPDSEWGLASSVAIARAAVAAAPGTVPEEAARQYGRAMTSELFPEIAHDAQFEYARMLADAGRTADALDAVHRHLTQALDAKRLRRGLDLMATVFEAFAGDAYARGEFDRLANAFAEIVPFVFNHRMSADTFDRVAWALEEGLYLSSLRVLAVSKTAVRLFSERAELARARALDATGDHDGALVIFETLAKTEKGHVGRQAAIELVRAAARDANDLRVVAMSEKALALPHPPADRAELLILRSRAGQNVGDSVASAEGFRQAVDLLLPADTSRERRLAADALFGLGTTLYESGRGGAARPVLEAAVGAFPDDPRAGLASLYLESEGAKVPAPVGDPYWSDLTKRMTQHRDFMRELNARMKEG, encoded by the coding sequence CGGCGAAACTCTGCGCCTGCACGACGCGCTCATCGACCTGTTCATCCGGCGGCCCAACGCGCGCGACCTGGAGCTTCCGCGCCTGCTCGAGGCGGAGGCGTTTTACCTCAACGCGCGCGCGCGCCGCGCCGCGTCCGGCGAGGACGACGCGTTCGAGCGCTTGCGCCGCGAATCGGGCGCGCCTAACAACGATGATCTCGTCGTGCGTTTCGCCAAGCCGATCTACAGCGACCTTTTGTCGCTTTATCCCGCATCGACGCGCCGGCCGCAGCAGTTGTTCCGGATGGCGTCGATCCTCTACGCACAGGAGTACGAGCCCGAGGCCCTGGCGCACTACGAACTGCTGATCGACGCAGATCCGAAAGGTCCGCTCGCGCGCAAGGCGCACATCGCGCGCGGGCGCATTTTCCTTCGCCTTTCCGATACCGCGAATGCGGCGGACGAATTCGCCCGCGTGTACGAGGACGCCGCCGCCGCGGATGCGGAGCGATTTGCCGCCGCGCTCGGCATCGCCGTCGCGCAATCGCGTATCGGCATGCACGAATCGGCGGCGCGCCTGTTTGACGAGGCGCTCGGCGTGGCGGGCGACCGGTCGAGGTTTGGCGAGGACAGCCTGTACGCCTATGGCGAGGCCATTCGCGCGCTCGGGCGCCGCGCTGCCGCGCGCGAGATTTTCGCGGAACTGATCGCGCGCTTTCCGGAGACGGATTATCGCCTCGTCTCGTGGTTTCGCATCGCGCAGATGCACCAGGACGACGGCGACGCGGGCGACGCGCTCGCCATTTTCCACGCGCTGGTCCGCCGCGCGCCGGACAGCGAATGGGGTCTCGCGTCATCGGTCGCGATCGCGCGGGCGGCCGTCGCCGCGGCGCCCGGGACCGTGCCGGAAGAAGCCGCGCGCCAGTACGGGCGCGCGATGACAAGCGAGTTGTTCCCGGAGATCGCACACGACGCGCAGTTCGAATACGCCCGGATGCTCGCGGACGCGGGCCGCACCGCCGACGCGCTCGACGCCGTGCATCGGCATCTGACGCAGGCGCTCGACGCGAAGCGGCTGCGGCGCGGGCTCGATCTCATGGCGACGGTGTTCGAGGCGTTCGCCGGGGATGCCTACGCTCGCGGCGAGTTCGACCGGCTTGCGAATGCGTTCGCGGAGATTGTGCCGTTTGTCTTCAATCACCGCATGTCCGCGGACACGTTCGACCGCGTGGCGTGGGCGCTCGAGGAGGGGCTTTACCTTTCGAGCCTGCGCGTGCTGGCGGTGTCGAAAACCGCCGTTCGCCTTTTTTCCGAGCGCGCGGAGCTGGCTCGCGCGCGCGCGCTCGACGCAACCGGCGACCACGATGGCGCGCTTGTCATCTTCGAGACGCTCGCGAAAACCGAAAAAGGCCATGTGGGCCGCCAGGCGGCGATCGAGCTTGTCCGCGCGGCCGCGCGCGACGCGAACGATCTGCGCGTTGTCGCGATGTCGGAAAAGGCGCTTGCCCTGCCGCATCCGCCGGCCGATCGCGCCGAGCTTCTGATCCTGCGTTCGCGCGCGGGGCAGAACGTGGGCGATTCGGTCGCGAGCGCCGAGGGCTTCCGCCAGGCGGTCGATCTGCTCTTGCCCGCGGATACCTCGCGCGAGCGGCGCTTGGCCGCCGACGCGCTCTTTGGCCTTGGCACGACGCTGTATGAGTCGGGCCGAGGCGGCGCCGCGCGTCCCGTGCTCGAGGCGGCGGTCGGCGCGTTTCCGGACGATCCGCGCGCGGGGCTGGCGTCGCTGTATCTGGAAAGCGAGGGCGCCAAGGTTCCCGCGCCGGTCGGCGATCCGTACTGGAGCGATCTGACAAAACGCATGACGCAACACCGCGACTTCATGCGCGAGCTTAACGCGCGAATGAAGGAGGGATGA
- the fliE gene encoding flagellar hook-basal body complex protein FliE, with protein MKDITLASRLQSLQPIDLTRKNEIEKADKAEGAPNFADVLKKAIEDVSGIEKEADKVVEALAAGSSDNIHEAMIALQKADLSFRTMMEIRDKLLSAYKEIMRISV; from the coding sequence ATGAAAGACATCACGCTCGCATCCCGGCTTCAATCGCTTCAGCCCATCGACCTGACGCGCAAGAACGAAATCGAAAAGGCCGACAAGGCCGAAGGCGCTCCGAACTTCGCCGACGTTTTGAAAAAGGCGATCGAAGACGTCTCCGGCATCGAGAAGGAAGCGGATAAGGTGGTCGAGGCGCTCGCCGCCGGAAGCAGCGACAACATCCACGAGGCGATGATTGCGTTGCAGAAAGCGGACCTGTCGTTTCGTACCATGATGGAAATCCGCGACAAGCTCTTGTCGGCGTACAAAGAAATCATGCGGATATCCGTGTGA
- a CDS encoding sigma-54 dependent transcriptional regulator — MSYEGCVLVADDEPNMREALDLTLSRMGFSVHLASDGHEAIAKLHGPDAYRLMVTDVNMPRATGMDVLREAQKLRPEMPCVVITGFGTIQNAVEAMKLGASDYIVKPFNADALEAAIGKHLDDARPSAATQLAAKGDRPLLTRSPNMIRILKIAENIARTDATVLIEGESGTGKELLALHIHRNSPRKNRPFVAVNCAAVPEQLLESELFGHEKGSFTGAVTSKKGKFEMADGGTILLDEIGEMDPVLQSKLLRVLQEREVDRVGGNGPKAIDVRVVCTTNANLPKLVADGKFREDLFYRLNVIPLTLPPLRDRQGDVTFLAEHFVTHFARKYERGDMAIDEPTRRELESFAWKGNVRELSNTIERAVLLTEGRAITRDSLTIVQNRAFTPAHRADDGLAVAPGTSIRDMEKRLILATLDDMGGNRTKAAKTLGISIRTLRNKLHEYGYASGGDDADEAEEVAV, encoded by the coding sequence ATGAGTTACGAGGGATGCGTGCTCGTCGCCGACGACGAGCCCAACATGCGCGAGGCGCTCGACCTCACGCTTTCGCGCATGGGCTTTTCCGTGCACCTCGCGTCCGACGGGCACGAGGCCATCGCCAAGCTGCACGGCCCGGACGCCTATCGCCTGATGGTGACGGACGTGAACATGCCGCGTGCCACCGGCATGGATGTCTTGCGCGAGGCGCAGAAGCTGCGCCCGGAGATGCCGTGCGTCGTCATTACGGGGTTCGGCACGATTCAAAATGCCGTCGAGGCCATGAAGCTCGGCGCGTCGGATTACATCGTCAAGCCGTTCAACGCGGACGCGCTCGAAGCCGCGATCGGAAAACATCTGGACGACGCACGCCCCTCGGCCGCGACGCAGCTCGCCGCCAAGGGGGATCGCCCGCTTCTGACGCGGTCGCCGAACATGATCCGCATCCTCAAGATCGCGGAGAATATCGCCCGCACCGACGCGACGGTGCTGATCGAGGGCGAAAGCGGCACGGGCAAGGAGTTGCTCGCGCTGCACATCCATCGCAACAGCCCGCGCAAGAATCGGCCGTTCGTGGCGGTGAACTGCGCGGCGGTGCCGGAGCAGCTCCTGGAAAGCGAGCTGTTCGGCCACGAGAAGGGGAGCTTCACCGGCGCGGTCACGTCCAAAAAGGGCAAATTCGAAATGGCCGACGGCGGCACTATCCTGCTCGACGAGATCGGCGAGATGGACCCTGTGCTCCAGAGCAAGCTGCTGCGCGTATTGCAGGAGCGCGAGGTGGACCGCGTCGGCGGCAACGGCCCCAAGGCGATCGACGTGCGCGTCGTGTGCACGACCAACGCGAACCTGCCCAAGCTCGTCGCCGACGGCAAATTCCGCGAGGATCTTTTCTATCGGCTGAACGTCATTCCCTTGACGCTTCCGCCGCTGCGCGATCGTCAAGGTGATGTCACTTTCCTCGCCGAGCACTTCGTCACGCACTTCGCGCGCAAGTACGAACGCGGCGACATGGCGATCGATGAGCCGACGCGGCGCGAGCTCGAATCGTTCGCCTGGAAGGGCAACGTGCGTGAACTGTCGAACACGATCGAGCGCGCGGTGCTTCTGACCGAAGGCCGCGCGATTACCCGCGACAGCCTGACAATTGTGCAAAATCGCGCATTTACGCCCGCTCACCGCGCGGACGACGGCCTTGCGGTCGCCCCGGGAACGAGCATCCGCGACATGGAAAAGCGTCTGATCCTCGCCACGCTCGACGACATGGGCGGAAATCGCACCAAAGCCGCGAAAACGCTGGGGATTTCTATCCGAACCCTGCGCAACAAGCTGCACGAATACGGCTACGCCAGCGGCGGGGACGACGCGGACGAGGCGGAGGAAGTTGCCGTCTAG